Below is a window of Cryobacterium sp. PAMC25264 DNA.
CGCCATGCGCGGCGAACTCGATTTCGCGGAGAGCCTCCGGCAACGGGTTGCCACCCTGGCCGGGTTGTCCACTGACGTCTTCGCCCAGGTCGGCGCCCTGATTCGTCCTACCGCCGGCGTGCACGACCTCATCAATGGTCTGCATGCCGGCGGCAGCAGGATCGGCGTCGTCTCCGGCGGCTTCCACGAGCTCCTCGACCCGCTGGCCGCCAGCCTGGGCCTCGATCACTGGCGGGCCAACCGGCTCGAGGTCGAGGACGGCCACCTCACCGGCAGGCTGTCCGGACCGATCATCGACGCGTCGGCGAAAGCGGCCGCCCTGACCGAATGGGCGGCGGTGGACGGCGTTGACCTCTGCTCCACGGTGGCGGTGGGTGACGGGGCCAACGACCTCACCATGATGCGCATTGCCGGTCTCGGAGTGGCGTTCAATGCCAAGCCCGTCGTGCGCCGCTCGGCCGACCTGGTGATCGGCACGACCGACCTCAGCCAGGTACTGCCCCTCCTGGGCCTGCGCGGCTGACCCCGGGCGCTTGCGGCGAACGCACAGAAGAACCGAAGAAGCCCGGCGGGACCACTGGTCCGGCCGGGCTTCCGTTTGTGCGGTGGGGCTGCCTAGTGGCCCATTCCCAGTCCGCCGTCGACAGGGATGACGGCGCCCGAGATGTAGGACGCGTCGTCGCCCGCGATCCAGGTGACCACCCGTGCGACCTCGGCCGGGGAGGCGAAGCGTCCGGCCGGGATGTTCCGCTTGTACTCGGCCTGCTGCGCCTCGGGGA
It encodes the following:
- the serB gene encoding phosphoserine phosphatase SerB, whose protein sequence is MNAPARFLVVLDADSTLIENEVIELLADAAGSLALVAEVTDRAMRGELDFAESLRQRVATLAGLSTDVFAQVGALIRPTAGVHDLINGLHAGGSRIGVVSGGFHELLDPLAASLGLDHWRANRLEVEDGHLTGRLSGPIIDASAKAAALTEWAAVDGVDLCSTVAVGDGANDLTMMRIAGLGVAFNAKPVVRRSADLVIGTTDLSQVLPLLGLRG